Proteins from a single region of Chanodichthys erythropterus isolate Z2021 chromosome 13, ASM2448905v1, whole genome shotgun sequence:
- the LOC137033828 gene encoding UDP-glucuronosyltransferase 2A1-like isoform X1, whose protein sequence is MQFLKSGGAILKLLYHQDHLTDHMSFTERVENMLLYIIYTTMFHLNTRFTFDRLYTEIRGKPTTMCETMGKADIWLIRTYWDFEYPRPLLPNFKFVGGLHCKPAKPLSKDLEKFVQSSGDHGIVVFSLGSIMKNLTLERANTIASALGQIPQKVVWRYSGKTPETLAPNTKLYEWIPQNDLLGHPKTKAFITHGGTNGLYEAIYHGVPMVGLPLFADQPDNMMHMKTKGAAVVLDINTMESKDMVDALKTVLNNPSYKESIMRLSRIHHDQPMKPLDQAVFWIEFVMRNKGAKHLRVQAHDLSWYQYHCLDVVAFLLSVVALITFLFIKTCSFFFHKCLRKTHPDGKAQKNKKE, encoded by the exons GATCACCTCACTGACCATATGAGCTTCACAGAGAGAGTTGAAAACATGCTCCTCTACATCATTTATACAACCATGTTTCACCTGAACACAAGGTTTACTTTTGATCGGCTTTACACTGAAATACGGg GCAAACCTACAACAATGTGTGAGACCATGGGAAAAGCTGACATCTGGTTGATTAGAACTTACTGGGATTTTGAGTATCCACGCCCACTCCTGCCTAACTTTAAATTTGTTGGAGGACTACACTGCAAACCTGCCAAGCCTCTGTCAAAG GATCTGGAGAAGTTTGTTCAGAGCTCAGGAGATCATGGCATTGTTGTTTTCTCATTGGGTTCCATAATGAAGAACCTGACACTGGAAAGAGCAAACACTATTGCTTCTGCTCTTGGTCAGATCCCACAAAAG GTTGTTTGGCGTTACAGTGGAAAAACACCAGAAACCCTCGCCCCCAATACTAAACTCTACGAATGGATCCCACAGAATGATTTGCTCG GACATCCAAAAACAAAGGCCTTCATTACCCATGGTGGGACAAATGGACTGTATGAGGCTATTTATCATGGCGTCCCAATGGTGGGTTTGCCACTGTTTGCTGATCAGCCTGATAACATGATGCACATGAAAACCAAAGGAGCTGCTGttgttcttgatatcaacacaATGGAGTCCAAAGACATGGTGGACGCGCTCAAGACTGTCTTAAATAATCCATC GTACAAAGAAAGCATCATGAGACTGTCCAGAATCCACCATGATCAGCCAATGAAGCCTCTGGACCAGGCAGTTTTCTGGATCGAGTTTGTGATGAGGAATAAAGGAGCTAAACATCTTCGAGTTCAGGCACATGACCTGAGCTGGTATCAGTACCACTGCCTGGACGTAGTGGCCTTCTTACTCTCAGTTGTTGCACTGATCACATTCCTCTTTATTAAAACATGCAGTTTCTTTTTCCATAAATGTCTCAGAAAGACGCATCCTGATGGCAAAGCACAAAAGAATAAGAAAGAGTGA
- the LOC137033828 gene encoding UDP-glucuronosyltransferase 2A1-like isoform X2, whose protein sequence is MQFLKCGAILKLLYHQDHLTDHMSFTERVENMLLYIIYTTMFHLNTRFTFDRLYTEIRGKPTTMCETMGKADIWLIRTYWDFEYPRPLLPNFKFVGGLHCKPAKPLSKDLEKFVQSSGDHGIVVFSLGSIMKNLTLERANTIASALGQIPQKVVWRYSGKTPETLAPNTKLYEWIPQNDLLGHPKTKAFITHGGTNGLYEAIYHGVPMVGLPLFADQPDNMMHMKTKGAAVVLDINTMESKDMVDALKTVLNNPSYKESIMRLSRIHHDQPMKPLDQAVFWIEFVMRNKGAKHLRVQAHDLSWYQYHCLDVVAFLLSVVALITFLFIKTCSFFFHKCLRKTHPDGKAQKNKKE, encoded by the exons GATCACCTCACTGACCATATGAGCTTCACAGAGAGAGTTGAAAACATGCTCCTCTACATCATTTATACAACCATGTTTCACCTGAACACAAGGTTTACTTTTGATCGGCTTTACACTGAAATACGGg GCAAACCTACAACAATGTGTGAGACCATGGGAAAAGCTGACATCTGGTTGATTAGAACTTACTGGGATTTTGAGTATCCACGCCCACTCCTGCCTAACTTTAAATTTGTTGGAGGACTACACTGCAAACCTGCCAAGCCTCTGTCAAAG GATCTGGAGAAGTTTGTTCAGAGCTCAGGAGATCATGGCATTGTTGTTTTCTCATTGGGTTCCATAATGAAGAACCTGACACTGGAAAGAGCAAACACTATTGCTTCTGCTCTTGGTCAGATCCCACAAAAG GTTGTTTGGCGTTACAGTGGAAAAACACCAGAAACCCTCGCCCCCAATACTAAACTCTACGAATGGATCCCACAGAATGATTTGCTCG GACATCCAAAAACAAAGGCCTTCATTACCCATGGTGGGACAAATGGACTGTATGAGGCTATTTATCATGGCGTCCCAATGGTGGGTTTGCCACTGTTTGCTGATCAGCCTGATAACATGATGCACATGAAAACCAAAGGAGCTGCTGttgttcttgatatcaacacaATGGAGTCCAAAGACATGGTGGACGCGCTCAAGACTGTCTTAAATAATCCATC GTACAAAGAAAGCATCATGAGACTGTCCAGAATCCACCATGATCAGCCAATGAAGCCTCTGGACCAGGCAGTTTTCTGGATCGAGTTTGTGATGAGGAATAAAGGAGCTAAACATCTTCGAGTTCAGGCACATGACCTGAGCTGGTATCAGTACCACTGCCTGGACGTAGTGGCCTTCTTACTCTCAGTTGTTGCACTGATCACATTCCTCTTTATTAAAACATGCAGTTTCTTTTTCCATAAATGTCTCAGAAAGACGCATCCTGATGGCAAAGCACAAAAGAATAAGAAAGAGTGA
- the LOC137033828 gene encoding UDP-glucuronosyltransferase 2A1-like isoform X3: MSFTERVENMLLYIIYTTMFHLNTRFTFDRLYTEIRGKPTTMCETMGKADIWLIRTYWDFEYPRPLLPNFKFVGGLHCKPAKPLSKDLEKFVQSSGDHGIVVFSLGSIMKNLTLERANTIASALGQIPQKVVWRYSGKTPETLAPNTKLYEWIPQNDLLGHPKTKAFITHGGTNGLYEAIYHGVPMVGLPLFADQPDNMMHMKTKGAAVVLDINTMESKDMVDALKTVLNNPSYKESIMRLSRIHHDQPMKPLDQAVFWIEFVMRNKGAKHLRVQAHDLSWYQYHCLDVVAFLLSVVALITFLFIKTCSFFFHKCLRKTHPDGKAQKNKKE, from the exons ATGAGCTTCACAGAGAGAGTTGAAAACATGCTCCTCTACATCATTTATACAACCATGTTTCACCTGAACACAAGGTTTACTTTTGATCGGCTTTACACTGAAATACGGg GCAAACCTACAACAATGTGTGAGACCATGGGAAAAGCTGACATCTGGTTGATTAGAACTTACTGGGATTTTGAGTATCCACGCCCACTCCTGCCTAACTTTAAATTTGTTGGAGGACTACACTGCAAACCTGCCAAGCCTCTGTCAAAG GATCTGGAGAAGTTTGTTCAGAGCTCAGGAGATCATGGCATTGTTGTTTTCTCATTGGGTTCCATAATGAAGAACCTGACACTGGAAAGAGCAAACACTATTGCTTCTGCTCTTGGTCAGATCCCACAAAAG GTTGTTTGGCGTTACAGTGGAAAAACACCAGAAACCCTCGCCCCCAATACTAAACTCTACGAATGGATCCCACAGAATGATTTGCTCG GACATCCAAAAACAAAGGCCTTCATTACCCATGGTGGGACAAATGGACTGTATGAGGCTATTTATCATGGCGTCCCAATGGTGGGTTTGCCACTGTTTGCTGATCAGCCTGATAACATGATGCACATGAAAACCAAAGGAGCTGCTGttgttcttgatatcaacacaATGGAGTCCAAAGACATGGTGGACGCGCTCAAGACTGTCTTAAATAATCCATC GTACAAAGAAAGCATCATGAGACTGTCCAGAATCCACCATGATCAGCCAATGAAGCCTCTGGACCAGGCAGTTTTCTGGATCGAGTTTGTGATGAGGAATAAAGGAGCTAAACATCTTCGAGTTCAGGCACATGACCTGAGCTGGTATCAGTACCACTGCCTGGACGTAGTGGCCTTCTTACTCTCAGTTGTTGCACTGATCACATTCCTCTTTATTAAAACATGCAGTTTCTTTTTCCATAAATGTCTCAGAAAGACGCATCCTGATGGCAAAGCACAAAAGAATAAGAAAGAGTGA
- the LOC137033828 gene encoding UDP-glucuronosyltransferase 2A2-like isoform X4 codes for MWRYPQTAIPPDYICPYVTGKPTTMCETMGKADIWLIRTYWDFEYPRPLLPNFKFVGGLHCKPAKPLSKDLEKFVQSSGDHGIVVFSLGSIMKNLTLERANTIASALGQIPQKVVWRYSGKTPETLAPNTKLYEWIPQNDLLGHPKTKAFITHGGTNGLYEAIYHGVPMVGLPLFADQPDNMMHMKTKGAAVVLDINTMESKDMVDALKTVLNNPSYKESIMRLSRIHHDQPMKPLDQAVFWIEFVMRNKGAKHLRVQAHDLSWYQYHCLDVVAFLLSVVALITFLFIKTCSFFFHKCLRKTHPDGKAQKNKKE; via the exons ACTATATCTGTCCATATGTCACAGGCAAACCTACAACAATGTGTGAGACCATGGGAAAAGCTGACATCTGGTTGATTAGAACTTACTGGGATTTTGAGTATCCACGCCCACTCCTGCCTAACTTTAAATTTGTTGGAGGACTACACTGCAAACCTGCCAAGCCTCTGTCAAAG GATCTGGAGAAGTTTGTTCAGAGCTCAGGAGATCATGGCATTGTTGTTTTCTCATTGGGTTCCATAATGAAGAACCTGACACTGGAAAGAGCAAACACTATTGCTTCTGCTCTTGGTCAGATCCCACAAAAG GTTGTTTGGCGTTACAGTGGAAAAACACCAGAAACCCTCGCCCCCAATACTAAACTCTACGAATGGATCCCACAGAATGATTTGCTCG GACATCCAAAAACAAAGGCCTTCATTACCCATGGTGGGACAAATGGACTGTATGAGGCTATTTATCATGGCGTCCCAATGGTGGGTTTGCCACTGTTTGCTGATCAGCCTGATAACATGATGCACATGAAAACCAAAGGAGCTGCTGttgttcttgatatcaacacaATGGAGTCCAAAGACATGGTGGACGCGCTCAAGACTGTCTTAAATAATCCATC GTACAAAGAAAGCATCATGAGACTGTCCAGAATCCACCATGATCAGCCAATGAAGCCTCTGGACCAGGCAGTTTTCTGGATCGAGTTTGTGATGAGGAATAAAGGAGCTAAACATCTTCGAGTTCAGGCACATGACCTGAGCTGGTATCAGTACCACTGCCTGGACGTAGTGGCCTTCTTACTCTCAGTTGTTGCACTGATCACATTCCTCTTTATTAAAACATGCAGTTTCTTTTTCCATAAATGTCTCAGAAAGACGCATCCTGATGGCAAAGCACAAAAGAATAAGAAAGAGTGA
- the LOC137033828 gene encoding UDP-glucuronosyltransferase 2A1-like isoform X5 yields MWRYPQTAIPPGKPTTMCETMGKADIWLIRTYWDFEYPRPLLPNFKFVGGLHCKPAKPLSKDLEKFVQSSGDHGIVVFSLGSIMKNLTLERANTIASALGQIPQKVVWRYSGKTPETLAPNTKLYEWIPQNDLLGHPKTKAFITHGGTNGLYEAIYHGVPMVGLPLFADQPDNMMHMKTKGAAVVLDINTMESKDMVDALKTVLNNPSYKESIMRLSRIHHDQPMKPLDQAVFWIEFVMRNKGAKHLRVQAHDLSWYQYHCLDVVAFLLSVVALITFLFIKTCSFFFHKCLRKTHPDGKAQKNKKE; encoded by the exons GCAAACCTACAACAATGTGTGAGACCATGGGAAAAGCTGACATCTGGTTGATTAGAACTTACTGGGATTTTGAGTATCCACGCCCACTCCTGCCTAACTTTAAATTTGTTGGAGGACTACACTGCAAACCTGCCAAGCCTCTGTCAAAG GATCTGGAGAAGTTTGTTCAGAGCTCAGGAGATCATGGCATTGTTGTTTTCTCATTGGGTTCCATAATGAAGAACCTGACACTGGAAAGAGCAAACACTATTGCTTCTGCTCTTGGTCAGATCCCACAAAAG GTTGTTTGGCGTTACAGTGGAAAAACACCAGAAACCCTCGCCCCCAATACTAAACTCTACGAATGGATCCCACAGAATGATTTGCTCG GACATCCAAAAACAAAGGCCTTCATTACCCATGGTGGGACAAATGGACTGTATGAGGCTATTTATCATGGCGTCCCAATGGTGGGTTTGCCACTGTTTGCTGATCAGCCTGATAACATGATGCACATGAAAACCAAAGGAGCTGCTGttgttcttgatatcaacacaATGGAGTCCAAAGACATGGTGGACGCGCTCAAGACTGTCTTAAATAATCCATC GTACAAAGAAAGCATCATGAGACTGTCCAGAATCCACCATGATCAGCCAATGAAGCCTCTGGACCAGGCAGTTTTCTGGATCGAGTTTGTGATGAGGAATAAAGGAGCTAAACATCTTCGAGTTCAGGCACATGACCTGAGCTGGTATCAGTACCACTGCCTGGACGTAGTGGCCTTCTTACTCTCAGTTGTTGCACTGATCACATTCCTCTTTATTAAAACATGCAGTTTCTTTTTCCATAAATGTCTCAGAAAGACGCATCCTGATGGCAAAGCACAAAAGAATAAGAAAGAGTGA
- the LOC137033828 gene encoding UDP-glucuronosyltransferase 2A1-like isoform X6, whose amino-acid sequence MCETMGKADIWLIRTYWDFEYPRPLLPNFKFVGGLHCKPAKPLSKDLEKFVQSSGDHGIVVFSLGSIMKNLTLERANTIASALGQIPQKVVWRYSGKTPETLAPNTKLYEWIPQNDLLGHPKTKAFITHGGTNGLYEAIYHGVPMVGLPLFADQPDNMMHMKTKGAAVVLDINTMESKDMVDALKTVLNNPSYKESIMRLSRIHHDQPMKPLDQAVFWIEFVMRNKGAKHLRVQAHDLSWYQYHCLDVVAFLLSVVALITFLFIKTCSFFFHKCLRKTHPDGKAQKNKKE is encoded by the exons ATGTGTGAGACCATGGGAAAAGCTGACATCTGGTTGATTAGAACTTACTGGGATTTTGAGTATCCACGCCCACTCCTGCCTAACTTTAAATTTGTTGGAGGACTACACTGCAAACCTGCCAAGCCTCTGTCAAAG GATCTGGAGAAGTTTGTTCAGAGCTCAGGAGATCATGGCATTGTTGTTTTCTCATTGGGTTCCATAATGAAGAACCTGACACTGGAAAGAGCAAACACTATTGCTTCTGCTCTTGGTCAGATCCCACAAAAG GTTGTTTGGCGTTACAGTGGAAAAACACCAGAAACCCTCGCCCCCAATACTAAACTCTACGAATGGATCCCACAGAATGATTTGCTCG GACATCCAAAAACAAAGGCCTTCATTACCCATGGTGGGACAAATGGACTGTATGAGGCTATTTATCATGGCGTCCCAATGGTGGGTTTGCCACTGTTTGCTGATCAGCCTGATAACATGATGCACATGAAAACCAAAGGAGCTGCTGttgttcttgatatcaacacaATGGAGTCCAAAGACATGGTGGACGCGCTCAAGACTGTCTTAAATAATCCATC GTACAAAGAAAGCATCATGAGACTGTCCAGAATCCACCATGATCAGCCAATGAAGCCTCTGGACCAGGCAGTTTTCTGGATCGAGTTTGTGATGAGGAATAAAGGAGCTAAACATCTTCGAGTTCAGGCACATGACCTGAGCTGGTATCAGTACCACTGCCTGGACGTAGTGGCCTTCTTACTCTCAGTTGTTGCACTGATCACATTCCTCTTTATTAAAACATGCAGTTTCTTTTTCCATAAATGTCTCAGAAAGACGCATCCTGATGGCAAAGCACAAAAGAATAAGAAAGAGTGA